In Triticum aestivum cultivar Chinese Spring chromosome 5B, IWGSC CS RefSeq v2.1, whole genome shotgun sequence, the following proteins share a genomic window:
- the LOC123114481 gene encoding uncharacterized protein isoform X1, whose protein sequence is MRGGRSGGGGGGGLRNPCLTMHQPWASLLVHGIKRVEGRSWPSPVTGRLWIHAASKVPDPDTVAAMEAFYREIYAVDGVHHIDFPQHYPVSRLLGCVEVVGCVRSEELVCWEDVPQSVRLEGLTDFCWLCENPQKLVVPFEMRGYQGVYNLERRVYEGAARGLSHVQGPLPVKFPLPDPRNPLSLKPGSLNFDSSKSALVKTESVSAAIAGARAAATQYSRKGTSAATSSEIQTRGKSRENHADGSSGSGALPSFVQNSPSHPQNQDRSPVVQNGSPHLQNQDPSPVVQNSSSHSVNQNTFPVVQNSPSYAQTRNSQYMVQSSPSYSQTHNPQHMVQSSPSYAQTRNSQHMVQSSPSYSQTQNPPYMVQSSPYSQNTPSYLQNQSRSSNIQSTPFYFHDQYQSSNVHNSPSYFHYQNQSPTVQNSPSYSHDQNPPSNVQNYPSHLQNHNPSPVAHNSPSFLQHQNAEPRRSPRLQGGAPHRLVAAALRDLKQSSLRESGEQSSAPRS, encoded by the exons ATGCGCGGCGGGCGctcggggggagggggcggcggggggctgcggAACCCGTGCCTGACGATGCACCAGCCGTGGGCGTCGCTGCTGGTGCACGGCATCAAGCGCGTGGAGGGCCGGTCCTGGCCGTCGCCGGTGACCGGCCGCCTCTGGATCCACGCCGCCTCCAAGGTGCCCGACCCCGACACCGTGGCCGCCATGGAGGCCTTCTACCGGGAGATCTACGCCGTCGACGGCGTCCACCACATCGACTTCCCCCAGCACTACCCCGTCTCCCGCCTCCTCG GGTGCGTCGAGGTGGTCGGCTGCGTCAGGTCCGAGGAGCTCGTCTGCTGGGAGGACGTGCCTCAATCA GTCAGGCTTGAGGGCTTGACTGACTTCTGCTGGCTTTGCGAGAATCCACAG AAGTTGGTGGTTCCGTTCGAGATGCGCGGTTACCAGGGCGTGTACAATTTGGAAAGAAGG GTCTATGAGGGAGCCGCCAGGGGTCTTTCGCATGTTCAAGGTCCACTGCCGGTCAAGTTCCCGCTTCCAGATCCCAGAAACCCATTATCTCTCAAGCCAGGGTCTCTTAATTTCGACTCTTCAAAGTCCGCCCTGGTCAAAACTGAGAGTGTTTCTGCAGCGATAGCTGGGGCTAGAGCTGCCGCGACTCAGTATTCGAGGAAGGGCACTAGTGCTGCCACTAGCAGCGAGATTCAAACTCGAGGGAAATCAAGGGAAAATCATGCCGATGGCAGTTCAGGGAGTGGTGCTCTGCCGTCTTTTGTCCAGAACAGCCCATCCCATCCGCAAAACCAGGATAGATCGCCTGTTGTCCAGAACGGTTCACCCCATCTGCAAAACCAGGATCCATCCCCTGTTGTCCAGAACAGTTCATCCCATTCGGTAAACCAGAATACATTCCCTGTTGTCCAGAACAGTCCATCCTACGCACAAACTCGGAATTCTCAGTATATGGTTCAGAGCAGTCCATCCTACTCGCAAACTCACAATCCTCAGCATATGGTTCAGAGCAGTCCATCCTACGCGCAAACTCGGAATTCTCAGCATATGGTTCAGAGCAGTCCATCCTATTCGCAAACTCAGAATCCTCCGTATATGGTGCAGAGCAGTCCATATTCGCAGAACACTCCATCCTATTTGCAGAACCAGAGTCGATCGTCCAATATCCAGAGCACTCCATTCTATTTCCATGACCAATATCAATCGTCCAATGTTCACAACAGTCCATCCTACTTCCATTATCAGAACCAATCCCCCACTGTCCAAAACAGTCCATCCTATTCTCATGACCAGAATCCACCATCCAATGTCCAGAACTACCCATCCCATCTGCAAAACCATAACCCATCTCCCGTTGCCCACAACAGTCCATCATTTTTGCAACACCAGAACGCCGAGCCTCGGAGAAGTCCCAGACTACAGGGTGGAGCTCCCCACAGG
- the LOC123114481 gene encoding uncharacterized protein C2orf16 isoform X2, protein MRGGRSGGGGGGGLRNPCLTMHQPWASLLVHGIKRVEGRSWPSPVTGRLWIHAASKVPDPDTVAAMEAFYREIYAVDGVHHIDFPQHYPVSRLLGCVEVVGCVRSEELVCWEDVPQSVRLEGLTDFCWLCENPQKLVVPFEMRGYQGVYNLERRVYEGAARGLSHVQGPLPVKFPLPDPRNPLSLKPGSLNFDSSKSALVKTESVSAAIAGARAAATQYSRKGTSAATSSEIQTRGKSRENHADGSSGSGALPSFVQNSPSHPQNQDRSPVVQNGSPHLQNQDPSPVVQNSSSHSVNQNTFPVVQNSPSYAQTRNSQYMVQSSPSYSQTHNPQHMVQSSPSYAQTRNSQHMVQSSPSYSQTQNPPYMVQSSPYSQNTPSYLQNQSRSSNIQSTPFYFHDQYQSSNVHNSPSYFHYQNQSPTVQNSPSYSHDQNPPSNVQNYPSHLQNHNPSPVAHNSPSFLQHQNAEPRRSPRLQGGAPHRRR, encoded by the exons ATGCGCGGCGGGCGctcggggggagggggcggcggggggctgcggAACCCGTGCCTGACGATGCACCAGCCGTGGGCGTCGCTGCTGGTGCACGGCATCAAGCGCGTGGAGGGCCGGTCCTGGCCGTCGCCGGTGACCGGCCGCCTCTGGATCCACGCCGCCTCCAAGGTGCCCGACCCCGACACCGTGGCCGCCATGGAGGCCTTCTACCGGGAGATCTACGCCGTCGACGGCGTCCACCACATCGACTTCCCCCAGCACTACCCCGTCTCCCGCCTCCTCG GGTGCGTCGAGGTGGTCGGCTGCGTCAGGTCCGAGGAGCTCGTCTGCTGGGAGGACGTGCCTCAATCA GTCAGGCTTGAGGGCTTGACTGACTTCTGCTGGCTTTGCGAGAATCCACAG AAGTTGGTGGTTCCGTTCGAGATGCGCGGTTACCAGGGCGTGTACAATTTGGAAAGAAGG GTCTATGAGGGAGCCGCCAGGGGTCTTTCGCATGTTCAAGGTCCACTGCCGGTCAAGTTCCCGCTTCCAGATCCCAGAAACCCATTATCTCTCAAGCCAGGGTCTCTTAATTTCGACTCTTCAAAGTCCGCCCTGGTCAAAACTGAGAGTGTTTCTGCAGCGATAGCTGGGGCTAGAGCTGCCGCGACTCAGTATTCGAGGAAGGGCACTAGTGCTGCCACTAGCAGCGAGATTCAAACTCGAGGGAAATCAAGGGAAAATCATGCCGATGGCAGTTCAGGGAGTGGTGCTCTGCCGTCTTTTGTCCAGAACAGCCCATCCCATCCGCAAAACCAGGATAGATCGCCTGTTGTCCAGAACGGTTCACCCCATCTGCAAAACCAGGATCCATCCCCTGTTGTCCAGAACAGTTCATCCCATTCGGTAAACCAGAATACATTCCCTGTTGTCCAGAACAGTCCATCCTACGCACAAACTCGGAATTCTCAGTATATGGTTCAGAGCAGTCCATCCTACTCGCAAACTCACAATCCTCAGCATATGGTTCAGAGCAGTCCATCCTACGCGCAAACTCGGAATTCTCAGCATATGGTTCAGAGCAGTCCATCCTATTCGCAAACTCAGAATCCTCCGTATATGGTGCAGAGCAGTCCATATTCGCAGAACACTCCATCCTATTTGCAGAACCAGAGTCGATCGTCCAATATCCAGAGCACTCCATTCTATTTCCATGACCAATATCAATCGTCCAATGTTCACAACAGTCCATCCTACTTCCATTATCAGAACCAATCCCCCACTGTCCAAAACAGTCCATCCTATTCTCATGACCAGAATCCACCATCCAATGTCCAGAACTACCCATCCCATCTGCAAAACCATAACCCATCTCCCGTTGCCCACAACAGTCCATCATTTTTGCAACACCAGAACGCCGAGCCTCGGAGAAGTCCCAGACTACAGGGTGGAGCTCCCCACAGG